In Enoplosus armatus isolate fEnoArm2 chromosome 20, fEnoArm2.hap1, whole genome shotgun sequence, the sequence ATGATGATGAGTTTTGGTTTGTTCCCTCCTCACAACATCCCACGTCCCtgcatttttttaatactttcaATGGGCTGACATGGACAAACCTATCAggaaaatggcaaaataaaagaaaatgatgtgtctctgtgtgtgcattgtaGAGTGCTGTGTGCTGTATAGATCATGTAGGGATCCCACTGGTTATGGAGTTCAGCTAGCAGGGGTTTCCTGTGAAATACTCTTAACATGCAGAGGCAGCTTGGAGGTTTGCGGTTCTCATCAGTATGGAGCGCTGGTACAGTAGCTTctataaaaaaacatcacagaataACTGATGAGTACTTCATCACACAGCAATCTGATTCATCAGCATAGTGAGCTGAATATGCATTTGCTAAAGAGGGATTCAGATTATGGATGctgtatgtattttttcatcttttgtgaGACCAGTTGAGTAagaaaaccccccaaaacaaccatttaaatggaaaacatCATTTTACTTCAAATATACTGGTGAATACCGTAAGGGTTTTAATGGGAAACACTTGTACATGGAGTTCCTCATTCTAGTGTTGCCTTTTCCCATTGTTCATGTTGCTGTTTGATCGTCTGTGTGTGAGCGAGGCGCATCAAGGTGCATGCACCACTGGATAAATCCCATTTGTATCCCATATTTGGAGTTTGCCAAAAACATGCCGCTGCTTTTTCTTCCTTAGTGCGCAGACTAGACCATCAACTCAGCCAACAAAAACTCCTAATGGACCACTGAAAGATGAATTATTGATCTGAGCTAGGTTGCATCAGCCTGGTTTTCTTGTGCAAGCACATGTTTTGTTGTCCACCTTTACTCTGTGTGAAAAACCATCTGAGACTGATGATGACCGTGTAGTTGCAGGCTGTAGCTCCGTCCTGGTTGCTGTGGGTTACCACTTCAGGTCCCATGTGTTGCTCCATCAGCCCTATACTACAGTACTAATGGTGGAAGACTCCTCTGACTTGCCCTGTCTGCTGGGCAACGACTTGAGATACTCCAGGTGTCTGCGGGCGTCCTCTTGATTAGCCCTGACATAGTAGACCAGGTAGGAGATGACCATGGTGAACCAGCCAAACATGACGACCAGCGTGGCCACATCTGTAGTCCTCTTCATCACCACACATAGGTCTATGTCTGGTGCCAACAGGAAGGCAAGTCCTTGAACTCCTATTTCCTTCGGATCTGAAGTGTGGCACACAATGCCCGTCAGCGACGCAGGCTCCAGGTCCACACGGGGCATGGCCATCTGCAAGTTGCAGTCACAATGCCATGGATTGTTTGTTAGATTGGCGCGAGACCGCAGGCCCTCGAAGGCGTCAGGGTTAAAGTTTTCTAACTTGTTAGAAGAAAGGTCTAGAAACTGTAGTGAGGAGCCCAGGCCTCTGAATGCCCCTGGTTCTAACTGGCTTAAGTTATTGTGTGATAGATCCAGTTCAACCAGGTGGGGCAAACCTGCAAAAGCATTCGTTGGGACTGTAGTGAAGAGGTTAAAGTCCAGGTAGATGCGTCGCGTGTCGTTGGGGATATCCTGGGGGATCTCTGTGAGCTGCAGATTGCTGCAGCGCACCGTCTTGCCGCTGCTCTCGCTCTCAGAGCAGTAGCAGCTCTTGGAGCAACTGGTGGCAGCATGGTGGAAACAGAAGGTCATTAGCACCAAGCtgtgcagcagcaaacacatgACCACTGAGTGGCGCAGTAGCCAGTCTGCAAGTAGGGACATCGTGGGATACGGGCATGCTCCAGGAAGGACCACCTGGGCGCAGGAGGTGAAGTCTGCATCAACCTCCCCAGTAGCTGTTGAGCctattacataaaaacaacagaaaatcacattaGCAGTGGTGGGAAGATCATGATAATGATATCATGCCAAACATGGGTGATTAACAATGTTCTTCAGAGTCCATGGTGTTATTTAACGGAGAAATGGGGGGTTACAGTAGCTTGTCTAATTGGAGTGAGAAGGCAGCGGGAATGCTGCATGCTCATTTCAGCATGTTGCTGGCCAGAAACAGCTTCACATCAGTTGTATTTCCAGGGAAGTCTAAGGATCAAACATCCCCTTCATACCAACACAATAAACAAGCTCactctgtgtgtcactgtgccTCTTTTATAATTGACATCCCTGCAATGCCGGGCTATTTCGGTACACAGAGACTGGCATTAGCATAGTGATGTGACACCACGAGGAACACAGTGTTctgaacaaaacataaaaccagaCAGATTTTAtatattcagttcagttctttCTAAAATTATAGCTGCCATTCTATTGCAACAACTTGAGTAAAAGTGACCATTAAATCTTTCCTTGCTTGGTGTCTGTCAAGCTGTGCAGTAGCTAGTCCATAAGGTAATTTAGTCAGAAGTGCAAGTAACACAGAGGTAAaagcttgtctgtgtgttctgtaaattacactttttattttgcatgtaaGCCTTTGAAATAGCAGGTCTACCCACCCTAACACACTTCATTAATAGCTGATCAGGGCTACCTCCTATCCTGTTACTAATCCTCTTAAGGAAAAACTCCTTAAGTCAGTGTAGCATCGGTGTTGGCCACCCAATCCTTTTGTTGGGGTAAATGCTAAAGCTATAAACAGTGCCAAGGCCAACAGAACAGACAACGTGATGGCCTGTCTTCTTTGAGACAAAAAAGGAACCACGGCGTTCAACCAGACTTCTTAATTTCTTCAAAATGGCTAGAGAGTGGGCAAGATCCACTTACCaagattaaaaaatgaaatcgATCTCAAAGTACCTCGAAGTATCACATGACGTTGGGGGGTAGAGGACAGAGTGTGGTGGCAAtggtggtgtgtatgtgtgtgtgagggggcaCAGATGATTTGTCTACGAGACACAGCTAATAACACTCATTGTGTTACGCCGGTTTAAGAGATGCCTGCCAGACAACCCCAGTAATGAGCCATTGGGGGAGATGGAGGCTGATACACCAGAGCAGAGCACACCTGAAGCCTCTGCCATCAAAGAAGCTGAACGGAGCTCTTAGTGTCAGCAGGGTTTATGACAATAGTAAAATAGCATGACAGATGCAGCTGAACACCCAAGGAAATAAAGAGCCTAAACTTAATGGGTAACATTATGCTCCTGTAAAGGCTATACTTTTCCCGTCACAAAGTCGTGGCAGCCTGGTATTTTGCTGAGAGATAATGGgggagcagaaggagaaggCTGGCgacggaggaggagaaagcGTGTGGGCAAGGAGGGAAATTGGACACACCAGCGCAGGGttgtgagagaaagaatgatATCAAGAGGATTTAAGCAGAGAGGTAACATTACAATAACAACACAGGGAacagtgtgcgtgtgcgtgtaaTGAGATATcgaggaaagaggaaaatgttagTAAGTCAAAGGGACAGCTGATGAAGACAGCTGGCAGTGAAAGAataaggagaaggagagaagtgtTGTCTGTGGATGAGATAAACAAGGGAGGGTGTAAACCTAATGAGTCTCAGGGTGAGGCACCGGTACAAACAGATTTTTCAAAAACAGTTTTCCATCCAAAATATGCTTCTCAATGACATCATTGTAAAAAAAGAGTCATTTTACGAATAGTCTATACCCTTATAACAAATATAACTCATCTTGCAGCCATATActctaaatgtaataaatcagtTTGTCCTCTAAATCAGGTGACGTCTTTGTCAATGTTCCTAAAGTCATTGCCTACCTCTGTGATGAATAACTCTCCTGCTTTTAATTTACACAACAAATACGGCGCTCTTGCAGCCAAAGGTCAGTCTCTCACTTCATAAATTCACTCTTGTCATTGCTGTGCTAACAAGTCTCTAGAAGCAATTATACGACGAGCATGAAATTTGGACTCCAACCCAAACGCGAGAGGCATTAAAATGCAACCCAAATTCTTCatgctgatgtgttttgtgACATGGTGTTTTTCATGCATGAATCTGACCTCTCCGTGGCATCACATCACAGCTGTGAGCGTTGCATGAATGGCAAATAAGCTGCTGGTTTCTGGTTatcaatgggggggggggggggtgttgatgACAGAAAGGGATGACAGAAAgggaaacaggaaaataaagccTCCTTGACAGAAACGAAGGCTTTCAATGCACTCCTGATCCCTTACTCAATGCCAATCCCGATTATTAAAGATGCTCTTTTTGCTCTTTAGAGAACAACACTGCTGCACTTGGCAGGTTTCCACTGGACCTGAAGACCCAATTTCCCCTCACAGAATAATCTAGTTGAGTTGAACCTAGAGAGcaacatgcataaacacactgtaacagaACAGTCAGCTCTTTTGATAATGTAATAGTATTTAATGTACAGATTAGTAAGGGTTTGATCTCATTGTAATCAGCTTCAAATTGAACTTCAATATTCAATCTTGACGACTCTGATCTAATTACTTTAATTTATGTTAATCACAACACAAGCTGAGGACATTTAAGATGCTACATTAAAGCCTAACAGTGGGTTAAGTATCAGCTCAAATTTAAATTCTGCTCATATGCAACAAGCATCTGGTGGAAAATGAACTCATAGGACAGGAGATAAAGACGATGCCTGTGGGAACTGATACCCTGGTTAAGTTTGtctttcatcctgtttcatTCAGCACcatccagtgtttgtttccagcACCAATCCCATTTAGAAACCCGCATGAAAACAGGGAAACTGAaaactgtttgatggattgaAAACATGTAGATGCATGCAATATATCACAAAGAAAACGTACGCGTTTTGGATAACAgtaacacacatatacacacacacacacacacacacactcacgtctTTGCcgcttttcctctcctttccatGATGTGCTTCTCAGCAAGTGGCCAACAACAAGCTCGTCCGGCAGATCAGAGCGCTCCGGAAAAGGCGGTTCGGTCAGTGTGTTGGTCCGCGTCCATCAGGTCCACTTGCAGCAGCTCGTTAAACTTGCGCCGAGCGCCGCTCTGGCAACCACGAAGCATCCGCTGGAAATGCCCCTACAGTCCAGGGCTCGCTCAGTGCAGCCTTCTTAGTTTCCACGCAACCAGTAAACTAGGCAACATTGCTGGAGCCAGCGCGAACTGACAAGCTGTCACTGACGGCGGTCTCTCACAGACTCTGATCCTGGAAATGACAAAAGCATAATATTAATGTAAAGTTTAAAATGGCAGACACATGGCGCGCAATGCATTTACGCACAGACGGGAAGCCTTAGGCAGGATGTATGGCTGCTGGGAGGATCTGGGTGTTGGCAATGCATCACTGCAGCTATGTACATTCATTCATGTGCATCTGTTGATTGCTGTGAGTGAAGTAGATTTGATGTGCATGCAgcaggtgccccccccccccccccccccaacacacacacacacacacacacacatacacacgcacacacacactgagaagtGATCTCATACACAATGCAATGCTCACACATGGAGCGGTTGGGCTGGCAGCCTACACTAATCATTTTTGATCTGAAGCTTGTTGTTTCAAACATGCAGCCTGGCTGCCAGGGCGGTGGATCTTTGGCCGTCTGCAGGCCCTTTTCCTGCCTGCTGCCAGCCGATAAGGAAGCCCAGTCAAATCCACTATGAAAACAGACGTGCATGGGTACTGGCCTGGGAGAGTCTGCCAAGCAGCCAGTCATAAGGTATTAATGgaattaaaatcaataaaatgggACACTCCACCCAAAATCTCTCCCTGGTGCTCTGGAATAACAGACTGTGGATGATTAACTGCAGCTAgggcatttctttctttctttctttctttctttctttctttctgtcttctagTCTCAAACCAGTtcttttaacataaaaaaacattgttgttcGTCACTTTGGGCCAGCTCCATCACTGTCCCCCTGTAAATGAACCTGCAGGAGATGTAGCTCCACAATGCAAAAGACAGTCATATTGGGTTATTGGGCTGCTGCGTTTTATGCAGTTCAagtcaattgtatttatatatcgCCAActcataacagaagttatctcttttcatatagagcaggtctagaccgtactctttatgatattatttacagagacaaaacagTTCCCCCCATTTTATGTTTACGCTTGTTTAGCCCTCCAAATAACTGCTTTGCTGAT encodes:
- the lrrc3ca gene encoding leucine-rich repeat-containing protein 3B — its product is MSLLADWLLRHSVVMCLLLHSLVLMTFCFHHAATSCSKSCYCSESESSGKTVRCSNLQLTEIPQDIPNDTRRIYLDFNLFTTVPTNAFAGLPHLVELDLSHNNLSQLEPGAFRGLGSSLQFLDLSSNKLENFNPDAFEGLRSRANLTNNPWHCDCNLQMAMPRVDLEPASLTGIVCHTSDPKEIGVQGLAFLLAPDIDLCVVMKRTTDVATLVVMFGWFTMVISYLVYYVRANQEDARRHLEYLKSLPSRQGKSEESSTISTVV